One Gaiella occulta genomic region harbors:
- the trpA gene encoding tryptophan synthase subunit alpha gives MSAKTLVIYLMAGAGTPALAQAAVAGGADIVEIGFPFSDPLADGPVIRAAAEKALAAGMRTAACLECLAATRALVGDTPLIPMTYASLLEAYGWGRFEADARAAGATSFIVADTAAGSRPELRRVQLVAPTSTDERIALAARETDGWLYLVTLTGTTGARSELSDALAGLAARARALTDVPLYAGFGISTPQQARAAAELTDGVVVGSRALQVAEGGPAPLHDYVRSLRLAIDA, from the coding sequence GTGAGCGCCAAGACGCTCGTCATCTACCTGATGGCCGGCGCCGGCACCCCCGCGCTGGCGCAGGCGGCGGTGGCCGGCGGCGCCGACATCGTCGAGATCGGCTTCCCGTTCTCCGACCCGCTCGCCGACGGCCCCGTCATCCGGGCGGCCGCCGAGAAGGCGCTCGCGGCGGGCATGCGCACGGCGGCGTGCCTCGAGTGCCTCGCCGCGACGCGCGCCCTCGTCGGCGACACGCCCCTCATCCCGATGACGTACGCGTCGCTGCTCGAGGCGTACGGCTGGGGGCGCTTCGAGGCCGACGCGCGCGCCGCCGGCGCGACGAGCTTCATCGTCGCCGACACCGCCGCGGGCTCGCGGCCGGAGCTGCGCCGCGTCCAGCTCGTCGCCCCGACCTCCACCGACGAGCGCATCGCCCTCGCCGCGCGCGAGACGGACGGCTGGCTCTACCTCGTCACGCTCACCGGCACGACCGGTGCGCGCAGCGAGCTGTCGGACGCGCTCGCCGGCCTCGCCGCCCGGGCCCGCGCGCTCACGGACGTGCCCCTCTACGCGGGCTTCGGCATCTCGACGCCGCAGCAGGCACGGGCGGCGGCGGAGCTCACGGACGGCGTCGTCGTGGGGTCGCGGGCGCTCCAGGTGGCCGAGGGCGGGCCGGCGCCTCTCCACGACTACGTGCGGTCGCTGCGGCTGGCGATCGACGCCTGA
- a CDS encoding NADP-dependent oxidoreductase, which produces MTTSREIRLAARPVGMPQPSDFELAEVELPEPRDGEVLIRNAFVSVDPYMRGRMNDAKSYVPPFALGEPLTGGAVGQVVVSRDPRWPEGSWVAHSLGWREAAVSDGSGLLPVDPALAPVSTALGVLGMPGLTAYVGLLDIGRPQEGETVFVSGAAGAVGSVVGQIAKLKGCRVIGSAGSPQKVAWLEDLGFDVAFDYREADTREMLREGIDVYFDNVGGATLEAAIGALRVRGRVVACGAISQYNAGEPAPGPRNMFMLVTKRLRMQGFIVSDHDDRFPAFLSDMGEWLRDGRVHYRETIVEGIENAPAAFIGLLQGDNVGKMLVRVGPAA; this is translated from the coding sequence ATGACAACGAGCCGTGAGATCCGCCTCGCCGCGCGCCCCGTGGGCATGCCGCAGCCGTCCGACTTCGAGCTGGCGGAGGTCGAGCTGCCGGAGCCGAGGGACGGTGAGGTGCTGATCCGCAACGCCTTCGTCTCCGTCGACCCGTACATGCGCGGGCGCATGAACGACGCCAAGTCGTATGTGCCGCCGTTCGCGCTCGGCGAGCCGCTCACGGGCGGAGCGGTCGGGCAGGTCGTCGTCTCGCGCGACCCGCGCTGGCCCGAGGGGAGCTGGGTCGCGCACTCGCTCGGCTGGCGCGAGGCGGCCGTCTCGGACGGCTCGGGCCTGCTTCCCGTCGATCCGGCGCTCGCGCCCGTCTCGACGGCGCTCGGCGTGCTCGGCATGCCGGGCCTGACCGCGTACGTCGGCCTGCTCGACATCGGGCGGCCGCAGGAGGGGGAGACCGTGTTCGTGTCGGGCGCGGCCGGCGCGGTCGGCTCGGTCGTCGGCCAGATCGCGAAGCTGAAGGGCTGCCGCGTGATCGGCAGCGCGGGCTCGCCGCAGAAGGTCGCGTGGCTCGAGGATCTCGGCTTCGACGTCGCGTTCGACTATCGGGAGGCGGACACGCGTGAGATGCTGCGCGAGGGCATCGACGTCTACTTCGACAACGTCGGCGGCGCCACGCTCGAGGCGGCGATCGGCGCGCTGCGCGTGCGCGGCCGCGTGGTCGCGTGCGGGGCGATCTCGCAGTACAACGCCGGCGAGCCGGCCCCCGGCCCGCGGAACATGTTCATGCTCGTCACGAAGCGCCTGCGCATGCAGGGCTTCATCGTCTCGGACCACGACGACCGCTTCCCCGCCTTCCTCTCCGACATGGGCGAGTGGCTGCGCGACGGCAGGGTGCACTACCGCGAGACGATCGTCGAGGGGATCGAGAACGCCCCGGCGGCCTTCATCGGGCTGCTGCAGGGCGACAACGTGGGGAAGATGCTCGTGCGGGTAGGGCCGGCCGCGTGA
- a CDS encoding YqgE/AlgH family protein, translating into MGCVDSLRGHLLVAAPDLLDPNFRRTVVLVGEHGDEGAMGLVLNRPSSVTVADAVPPLAGLVDDGDVVHVGGPVQPQALVVLGDFVDARDAAAIVVGSIGFLPGEIDDVDDVGNLNRARVFAGYAGWGSGQLEDEIAESSWIVEPALPEDVLTDDPDGLWSTVLRRKGGAFAVLATMPPDPALN; encoded by the coding sequence ATGGGCTGCGTGGACTCGCTGCGCGGGCATCTGCTGGTCGCCGCACCGGATCTGCTCGACCCGAACTTCCGGCGCACCGTCGTGCTCGTCGGCGAGCACGGGGACGAGGGCGCGATGGGCCTCGTGCTCAACCGGCCCTCCTCCGTCACCGTCGCCGACGCGGTGCCGCCGCTGGCGGGGCTCGTGGACGACGGCGACGTCGTGCACGTCGGCGGACCCGTGCAGCCACAGGCGCTCGTCGTGCTCGGCGACTTCGTCGACGCGCGTGACGCGGCGGCGATCGTGGTCGGGTCGATCGGCTTCCTGCCGGGCGAGATCGACGACGTGGACGACGTCGGCAACCTCAACCGCGCCCGCGTGTTCGCCGGCTACGCGGGCTGGGGCTCCGGCCAGCTCGAGGACGAGATCGCGGAGTCGTCGTGGATCGTCGAGCCCGCGCTGCCCGAGGACGTGCTCACGGACGATCCGGACGGCCTCTGGAGCACCGTGCTCCGGCGCAAGGGCGGCGCGTTCGCGGTGCTCGCGACGATGCCGCCCGACCCGGCGCTGAACTGA
- a CDS encoding TetR/AcrR family transcriptional regulator, with the protein MATVAAHALRADARRNLERILAAAGEVFAEQGFEASVADVAARAGVGTATIFRRFPTKDDLVAAVVEARVGDLVAAASRAAASDDPGAAFRAFMETAVVRLAGDRGFCEAAGSQLYAVPCLHGLHLELIGHVRTLVRRAQESGDLRRDLVAEDVPVLVRAIAEASAIAERARPGAWQRYLDLVLDGLRPAAATRLRRSAPSPRDLERAFGALPPAAP; encoded by the coding sequence ATGGCGACCGTTGCAGCGCACGCGCTCCGCGCCGACGCCCGCCGCAACCTCGAGCGCATTCTCGCCGCCGCGGGCGAGGTGTTCGCCGAGCAGGGCTTCGAGGCCAGCGTCGCCGACGTCGCGGCACGGGCCGGAGTCGGCACCGCCACGATCTTCCGGCGCTTCCCGACGAAGGACGACCTCGTCGCGGCGGTGGTCGAGGCGCGCGTCGGCGACCTCGTCGCCGCCGCGAGCCGGGCGGCGGCGAGCGACGACCCGGGCGCCGCCTTTCGCGCGTTCATGGAGACCGCCGTCGTCCGGCTCGCGGGCGACCGCGGCTTCTGCGAGGCGGCCGGCTCGCAGCTCTACGCGGTCCCCTGCCTGCACGGGCTCCATCTCGAGCTGATCGGCCACGTGCGCACGCTGGTGCGGCGTGCGCAGGAGAGCGGCGACCTCCGCCGCGACCTCGTCGCCGAGGACGTCCCCGTGCTCGTGCGGGCGATCGCCGAGGCGTCGGCGATCGCCGAGCGCGCCCGGCCGGGCGCCTGGCAGCGCTATCTCGACCTCGTGCTCGACGGCCTGCGCCCCGCCGCCGCGACCCGCCTGCGCCGCTCCGCGCCGTCGCCGCGCGACCTCGAGCGCGCCTTCGGCGCCCTCCCGCCTGCGGCGCCGTAG
- a CDS encoding MFS transporter, with protein sequence MQNGSVAAAGPELEDHGVNRWLILVLVCVAQFMVVLDATIVNVALPSIQSGLGFSATGLQWVVNSYTLFFGGFLLLGGRASDLFGRQRLFVAGVALFTAASLVNGIATSSGILVGGRALQGLGAALVSPAALSIVTTTFAEGKERTQALGIWSAIAAGGGAVGLLLGGILTDTLSWRWVFFINLPIGLAAIVLALRFIRNTKAETKPETVDVAGAVAVTAGLLVLVFGIVKAQEYGWTSAKTIGLAALAAALLGSFVAIESRSKAPLIRLGIFRTRSLSASNASMMLVAAGLFAMFYFASLYVQRVLGYSPLEAGVAFLPVTAGIVVGAGLSQQLIPRLGVRAVPLGGIATAAAGLFLLSRVPVDGSYLANLFPGLMLMSVGMGLTFVPVTLLATTNVAAADAGLASGLFNTSQQVGGALGLAILSTIAAGTTSGALAGLGGPPSRAQQSAALVDGFQNAFLAAGLLILAAGVLLAASIRKADVAAIGAEQPAAAIV encoded by the coding sequence GTGCAGAACGGGTCGGTGGCGGCGGCAGGGCCGGAGCTCGAGGATCACGGCGTCAACCGCTGGCTCATCCTCGTGCTCGTGTGCGTGGCGCAGTTCATGGTGGTGCTCGACGCGACGATCGTGAACGTCGCGCTCCCGTCGATCCAGTCCGGGCTCGGCTTCTCCGCCACCGGCCTGCAGTGGGTGGTGAACTCCTACACGCTCTTCTTCGGAGGCTTCCTGCTCCTGGGCGGCCGCGCCTCCGACCTGTTCGGGCGGCAGCGCCTGTTCGTCGCCGGCGTCGCGCTCTTCACCGCCGCCTCGCTCGTCAACGGCATCGCCACCTCGTCGGGCATCCTCGTCGGCGGCCGGGCGCTGCAGGGCCTCGGCGCGGCGCTCGTCTCGCCCGCGGCGCTGTCGATCGTGACGACGACGTTCGCCGAGGGGAAGGAGCGCACGCAGGCGCTCGGCATCTGGAGCGCGATCGCGGCCGGCGGTGGGGCAGTGGGACTCCTGCTCGGCGGCATCCTCACCGACACGCTCTCGTGGCGCTGGGTGTTCTTCATCAACCTGCCGATCGGCCTCGCCGCGATCGTTCTCGCGCTGCGCTTCATCCGCAACACGAAGGCGGAGACGAAGCCCGAGACGGTCGATGTCGCCGGCGCCGTCGCCGTCACGGCCGGGCTGCTCGTGCTCGTGTTCGGCATCGTCAAGGCGCAGGAGTACGGCTGGACGTCCGCGAAGACGATCGGCCTCGCCGCGCTCGCCGCCGCCCTGCTCGGCTCCTTCGTCGCAATCGAGTCCCGCTCCAAGGCGCCGCTGATCCGGCTCGGCATCTTCCGCACGCGGTCGCTCAGCGCGTCCAACGCCTCGATGATGTTGGTCGCCGCCGGTCTCTTCGCGATGTTCTACTTCGCGTCCCTCTACGTGCAGCGCGTCCTCGGCTACAGCCCGCTCGAGGCCGGCGTCGCGTTCCTGCCCGTCACCGCGGGCATCGTCGTCGGCGCGGGCCTGTCGCAGCAGCTGATCCCGCGCCTCGGCGTGCGTGCCGTGCCGCTCGGCGGCATCGCCACGGCGGCGGCCGGCCTGTTCCTGCTCAGCCGCGTGCCCGTCGACGGCAGCTATCTCGCGAACCTGTTCCCCGGCCTGATGCTGATGTCGGTCGGGATGGGGCTGACGTTCGTCCCCGTCACCCTGCTCGCGACCACGAACGTCGCCGCGGCAGACGCCGGCCTCGCGTCCGGCCTCTTCAACACCTCCCAGCAGGTCGGGGGTGCGCTCGGGCTCGCGATCCTCTCGACGATCGCCGCCGGCACCACGTCGGGTGCGCTCGCCGGCCTCGGCGGCCCGCCGTCGCGGGCGCAGCAGTCCGCGGCGCTCGTCGACGGCTTCCAGAACGCCTTCCTCGCGGCCGGCCTGCTGATCCTCGCCGCCGGCGTGCTGCTCGCCGCGTCGATCCGCAAGGCGGACGTCGCCGCGATCGGCGCCGAGCAGCCCGCCGCCGCGATCGTGTGA
- a CDS encoding DF family (seleno)protein has translation MRFDDCCTPAEAAEAAGSRREPAAADGRPLVEVLSFDGCPNRDGALELVERVARETGVDARIDVIDVTDDETARARRFLGSPTILVAGRDVEPGAEERSDYAVSCRVYRTGDGLRGLPDEIWLRAALAAAAAP, from the coding sequence ATGCGATTCGACGACTGCTGCACGCCCGCGGAGGCAGCCGAGGCGGCCGGGAGCAGACGCGAGCCGGCGGCCGCCGACGGCCGCCCGCTGGTCGAGGTCCTCTCGTTCGACGGCTGTCCGAACAGGGACGGCGCCCTCGAGCTCGTCGAGCGCGTCGCCCGCGAGACCGGAGTCGACGCACGCATCGACGTGATCGACGTCACGGACGACGAGACGGCGCGCGCGCGGCGCTTCCTCGGATCGCCGACGATCCTCGTCGCCGGGCGCGACGTCGAGCCCGGCGCCGAGGAGCGCTCCGACTACGCCGTCTCCTGCCGCGTCTACCGCACCGGCGACGGTCTGCGCGGCCTGCCCGACGAGATCTGGCTGCGCGCCGCCCTCGCCGCCGCGGCGGCGCCGTGA
- a CDS encoding ArsR/SmtB family transcription factor: MTQLAPFRLPEAPVETDLVAKYFRALGDPTRLRILELLRAEGELPVGALVGRLGLSQPNVSNHLACLRWCGFVDTRREHRTVHYRIADGRVDELIALAHALLADNEEHVAACCRVPAAATRSSKEV; encoded by the coding sequence ATGACACAGCTCGCACCGTTCCGGCTCCCCGAGGCTCCGGTCGAGACGGACCTCGTGGCGAAGTACTTCCGCGCGCTCGGCGATCCGACGCGCCTGCGCATCCTCGAGCTGCTGCGCGCCGAGGGCGAGCTCCCGGTCGGAGCGCTCGTCGGTCGACTCGGCCTCTCGCAGCCCAACGTGTCGAACCACCTCGCCTGCCTGCGCTGGTGCGGGTTCGTCGACACCCGCCGCGAGCACCGCACCGTCCACTACCGCATCGCCGACGGGCGCGTCGACGAGCTGATCGCGCTCGCGCACGCGCTCCTCGCCGACAACGAGGAGCATGTCGCCGCCTGCTGCCGCGTCCCCGCGGCCGCTACCCGCTCATCGAAGGAAGTCTGA
- a CDS encoding rhodanese-like domain-containing protein: MPAIIDHSALQELSARGAQLVEVLPAGEYAEMHLPGAVSLPLKELNADGARRLDPARPVIVYCWDYQ; the protein is encoded by the coding sequence ATGCCGGCGATCATCGACCACAGCGCGCTGCAGGAGCTCAGCGCCCGCGGCGCGCAGCTCGTGGAGGTGCTGCCCGCCGGCGAGTACGCCGAGATGCACCTGCCGGGCGCCGTCAGCCTGCCGCTCAAGGAGCTGAACGCCGACGGCGCTCGACGGCTCGACCCGGCCAGACCGGTGATCGTCTACTGCTGGGACTACCAGTGA
- a CDS encoding CBS domain-containing protein: MRERVRAAGWDTCVVVNEQRVVLGRLGRAALDRDDDIAVEDAMSEGPSTIRPDTPLETIARRLREQRLATALVTRLDGTLVGLLRLVDAERALARG, encoded by the coding sequence GTGCGCGAGCGTGTCCGCGCCGCCGGCTGGGACACCTGCGTCGTCGTCAACGAGCAGCGCGTCGTGCTCGGCCGCCTCGGGCGCGCCGCCCTCGACCGTGACGACGACATCGCCGTCGAGGACGCGATGAGCGAGGGGCCGAGCACGATCCGTCCGGACACACCGCTCGAGACGATCGCGCGGCGGCTCCGCGAGCAGCGCCTCGCCACCGCGCTCGTGACGAGGCTCGACGGCACGCTCGTCGGGCTGCTCCGGCTCGTCGACGCCGAGCGCGCGCTCGCGCGCGGCTGA
- a CDS encoding glycosyltransferase, which translates to MRTAIVSTYPPRACGIGTFAADVRAALLGVDGIDRVEKVVVVNEPSRPQRPGLVATIAQAVRGDYVRAARILARLDVDVVLLQHEYGIFGGVDGRYVVSLAEELSQPLVVTLHTVLSEPTAHQAEVLAALCRQAERVIVMTETARRLLVESDACAAEKIRVVPHGAPTVLARRAAEYAVERAGADGASTRGTYDAAGERFLLSTFGLLSAGKGLETVIEALPSIVERHPEVLYVVAGRTHPDVTHREGERYRLTLEQAVLDLGLENHVEFDDRFLTVEEIADLLAATDVFVTPYRGREQITSGALTFGIAAGCGVVSTPYWYARDMLASGAGEIVPFADPAALADAVCRYIEEPERLAAARAEARRIGARLAWPSVAEATASVLREAVQLAPRRRSLARLDPRLVSMRRDHLLTLVDDVGIVQHANGVIPSRESGYCVDDVARLAVVALELARRGDEQVWTSIVYRSLAFLQDATDPQTGMRNFMGYDRRWLDDPHVGDHVGRSVWALGEILSTAWVPAVVGPTRRLLDAIVGTLGPETSLRTGAYAVLGLARLDPDRLQPAALLLLERVVDQLAEAYETHASVEWRWFEDALGYDNARLPHALIVGGAALDRDDLTETGLDALRWLGDESGLAEGTLRLTGHHGRRRTEPAPGGGDEQPLDASAFVSAELAAFSVTGDPEHAMRAQRAFDWFLGRNRLHLPLYDFATGGCSDGLGEEATNDNQGAESTLALHRAALLLDAAGLPAVLRQRTRAAATA; encoded by the coding sequence GTGCGCACCGCGATCGTCTCGACCTACCCACCGCGCGCCTGCGGAATCGGGACGTTCGCGGCCGACGTGCGCGCGGCGCTCCTCGGCGTGGACGGAATCGACCGCGTCGAGAAGGTCGTGGTCGTCAACGAGCCGTCGCGTCCGCAGCGACCGGGGCTCGTTGCGACGATCGCCCAGGCGGTCCGCGGCGACTACGTCCGCGCGGCGCGGATCCTGGCAAGGCTGGACGTCGACGTCGTCCTGCTCCAGCACGAGTACGGGATCTTTGGAGGCGTCGACGGCCGCTACGTGGTCTCGCTGGCGGAGGAGCTCTCGCAGCCGCTCGTCGTGACGCTGCACACGGTCCTGTCGGAGCCGACGGCTCATCAGGCCGAGGTGCTCGCCGCGCTGTGCCGTCAGGCCGAGAGGGTGATCGTGATGACCGAGACCGCGCGGCGTCTGCTCGTCGAGAGCGATGCGTGCGCGGCGGAGAAGATTCGAGTCGTTCCGCACGGGGCGCCGACGGTGCTCGCCCGGCGTGCCGCGGAGTATGCCGTCGAACGCGCTGGCGCAGACGGCGCGTCGACGCGGGGGACATACGACGCCGCGGGGGAGCGCTTCCTGCTCTCGACGTTCGGGCTGCTCTCGGCCGGGAAGGGACTCGAGACGGTGATCGAGGCGCTGCCGTCGATCGTCGAGCGTCATCCGGAGGTGCTGTACGTGGTCGCCGGACGGACGCATCCGGACGTGACGCACCGCGAGGGAGAGCGGTACCGGCTGACGCTCGAGCAGGCGGTGCTCGACCTCGGGCTCGAGAACCATGTCGAGTTCGACGACCGCTTTCTGACGGTCGAGGAGATCGCCGACCTGCTCGCGGCGACCGACGTCTTCGTCACGCCGTACAGGGGGCGTGAGCAGATCACCTCGGGAGCGCTCACGTTCGGCATCGCCGCCGGTTGCGGAGTCGTCTCGACGCCGTACTGGTACGCGCGGGACATGCTCGCGTCGGGGGCCGGCGAGATCGTCCCGTTCGCCGACCCTGCGGCGCTCGCCGACGCCGTCTGCCGCTACATCGAAGAGCCGGAGCGGCTCGCCGCGGCCCGCGCCGAGGCGCGGAGGATCGGCGCCCGACTGGCCTGGCCGTCGGTCGCGGAGGCGACCGCGTCGGTGCTGCGCGAGGCCGTCCAGCTGGCGCCGCGCCGGCGCTCGCTCGCCCGCCTCGACCCGCGGCTCGTGAGCATGCGAAGGGACCACCTGCTCACGCTCGTCGACGACGTGGGCATCGTGCAGCATGCGAACGGCGTGATCCCGAGCCGCGAGAGCGGCTACTGCGTCGACGACGTCGCGCGGCTCGCAGTCGTCGCGCTCGAGCTCGCCCGCCGCGGCGACGAGCAGGTCTGGACGTCCATCGTCTACCGCTCGCTCGCCTTCCTCCAGGACGCGACCGACCCGCAGACGGGGATGCGGAACTTCATGGGCTACGACCGGCGCTGGCTCGACGACCCTCATGTCGGCGACCACGTCGGCCGCTCCGTCTGGGCGCTGGGCGAGATCCTCTCGACGGCATGGGTGCCCGCCGTGGTCGGGCCCACGCGCCGGTTGCTCGATGCGATCGTCGGCACGCTCGGGCCGGAGACGTCGCTGCGCACCGGCGCGTACGCCGTGCTCGGACTGGCCCGGCTCGACCCCGACCGGCTCCAGCCGGCGGCCCTGCTGCTGCTCGAGCGGGTCGTCGACCAGCTCGCCGAGGCGTACGAGACGCACGCCTCCGTGGAGTGGCGCTGGTTCGAGGACGCGCTCGGCTACGACAACGCGCGACTCCCGCACGCGCTGATCGTCGGCGGCGCCGCGCTCGACCGCGACGATCTGACGGAGACGGGCCTGGATGCGCTTCGCTGGCTCGGCGACGAGTCGGGACTCGCCGAGGGGACGCTGCGGCTGACCGGCCATCACGGCCGCCGTCGCACCGAACCGGCTCCCGGCGGCGGGGACGAGCAGCCGCTCGACGCCTCCGCCTTCGTCTCGGCGGAGCTGGCGGCGTTCTCCGTCACCGGCGATCCGGAGCACGCGATGCGCGCACAGCGAGCCTTCGATTGGTTCCTCGGCCGCAACCGCCTCCACCTGCCGCTGTACGACTTCGCAACCGGCGGCTGCAGCGACGGACTGGGAGAGGAAGCGACCAACGACAACCAGGGGGCCGAGTCGACGCTCGCGCTCCACCGGGCGGCGCTGCTGCTCGACGCGGCCGGGCTGCCGGCCGTCCTCCGCCAGCGCACGCGCGCGGCGGCGACGGCGTGA
- a CDS encoding glycosidase, with translation MSDRELFHRHPANPILTADEWPYPVNTVFNPAAAQLGGTTVILARAEDLTGISHLTVARSPNGVDGWAIDPLPLLSPTDGIASEQWGFEDPRVVFAPELGRWVITCTAYGPAGPAVYLATTEDFLTVERHGIVCHPDDKNAALLPQRVDGKWVLFHRPMTEFGGARGEILLSRSPDLVSWSAPEQVMQPRSGAWWDSVRIGIGPPPLRTEHGWLVIYHGVKATVSGGIYRIGLALTDLDEPSRLLHRLPQWVFGPLAPYEREGDVPNTVFPCGLVHDEAGDQIRLYYGAADTSICLATAQLGDLLAAVLAA, from the coding sequence ATGAGTGACCGCGAGCTCTTCCATCGCCATCCCGCCAACCCGATCCTGACAGCGGACGAGTGGCCCTATCCCGTCAATACCGTCTTCAACCCGGCTGCGGCGCAACTCGGCGGCACGACCGTCATCCTCGCGCGCGCCGAGGACCTGACCGGGATCTCGCACCTCACCGTCGCCCGCTCCCCGAACGGCGTCGACGGCTGGGCGATCGACCCGCTGCCGCTGCTCTCGCCGACCGACGGCATCGCCAGCGAGCAGTGGGGCTTCGAGGACCCGCGGGTCGTCTTCGCGCCCGAACTCGGGCGCTGGGTGATCACCTGCACCGCCTACGGCCCCGCCGGTCCGGCGGTTTACCTCGCGACGACCGAGGACTTCCTGACCGTCGAGCGCCACGGGATCGTCTGTCATCCGGACGACAAGAATGCCGCCCTGCTGCCGCAGAGGGTCGATGGCAAGTGGGTCCTCTTCCATCGCCCGATGACCGAGTTCGGCGGCGCCCGCGGCGAGATCCTCCTCTCGCGCTCACCCGATCTCGTCAGCTGGAGCGCACCCGAACAGGTCATGCAACCGCGCTCCGGCGCCTGGTGGGACTCCGTGCGCATCGGCATCGGCCCGCCGCCGCTGCGCACCGAGCACGGCTGGCTCGTGATCTACCATGGCGTCAAGGCAACCGTCTCGGGCGGGATCTACAGGATCGGGCTCGCACTCACCGACCTCGACGAGCCGAGCCGGCTCCTTCACCGCCTCCCGCAGTGGGTCTTCGGGCCGCTCGCGCCGTACGAGCGCGAGGGAGACGTGCCGAACACCGTCTTCCCCTGCGGCCTCGTCCACGACGAAGCCGGCGACCAGATCCGGCTCTACTACGGAGCCGCCGATACGTCGATCTGCCTCGCGACGGCGCAACTCGGCGATCTGCTGGCGGCCGTGCTCGCCGCGTAG
- a CDS encoding type II toxin-antitoxin system VapC family toxin → MALIVLDASVVIAHLDRDDALHLSATSTLLEYAGDDLRLPASAYAELLVDPARKGRLDEARDAIAALRLQIVPVDRLLAERAASLCARERGLRLPDALVLACGEHLAADAIVTADRRWRRFERVRLIG, encoded by the coding sequence GTGGCGCTGATCGTCCTCGACGCGAGCGTCGTGATCGCCCACCTCGATCGCGACGACGCGCTCCATCTGTCGGCGACGAGCACGCTGCTGGAGTATGCAGGAGACGATCTGCGGCTACCGGCGTCGGCCTACGCCGAGTTGCTCGTCGATCCGGCCCGGAAGGGGAGGCTGGACGAGGCCCGGGATGCGATCGCGGCGCTCCGGCTTCAGATCGTCCCGGTCGACCGCCTGCTGGCGGAGCGGGCTGCAAGCTTGTGCGCTCGAGAGCGGGGACTGAGGCTGCCGGACGCGCTCGTCCTTGCCTGTGGCGAGCACCTCGCTGCCGATGCGATCGTGACCGCCGACCGTCGCTGGCGCCGCTTCGAGCGCGTCAGGCTGATCGGTTGA
- a CDS encoding AbrB/MazE/SpoVT family DNA-binding domain-containing protein, which produces MAKRVKITRRRGFTRLSSKRQVTIPLQALEATGLGPGDELKVEVDPAGRIVLSPAARMTDRRQAIERTSGSLAGVYAPGGLERLRDGWR; this is translated from the coding sequence GTGGCGAAGCGAGTCAAGATCACGCGAAGGCGTGGTTTCACGCGGCTCTCGAGCAAGCGCCAGGTGACGATTCCGCTGCAGGCGCTCGAGGCGACGGGGCTCGGGCCGGGCGACGAGTTGAAGGTCGAGGTGGATCCGGCCGGCCGAATCGTGCTCAGCCCGGCGGCCCGGATGACCGATCGGAGGCAGGCGATCGAGCGCACCTCGGGCAGCCTTGCCGGTGTCTATGCGCCAGGAGGTCTCGAGCGGCTGCGGGACGGGTGGCGCTGA
- a CDS encoding type IV toxin-antitoxin system AbiEi family antitoxin domain-containing protein translates to MDDQDRWEILGRVAESQAGYVTTAQAEQAGFHRNALRHHAREGGRLERAGRGLYRLRFYPSSPFDHVAAAWVLAGREIAVVSHESALELYELSDAVPSKIHLTLPRRYRHRAAPVGVHFHYPREPLADGDVRRVHGLPTTSPERTILDALEAGTQHEQIEMAVRQAVDRALTTPQRLRAAAAGRAGTTRSMVERLLRE, encoded by the coding sequence ATGGATGACCAGGATCGCTGGGAGATTCTCGGCCGCGTCGCCGAGTCGCAGGCTGGATACGTGACCACCGCCCAGGCGGAGCAGGCCGGATTCCACCGCAACGCCCTCCGGCACCACGCTCGCGAAGGCGGACGCCTCGAGCGCGCCGGCCGCGGACTGTACCGGCTGCGCTTCTACCCTTCGTCCCCGTTCGATCACGTCGCGGCCGCGTGGGTGCTCGCCGGCCGTGAGATCGCCGTCGTCTCCCACGAAAGCGCGCTCGAGCTCTACGAGCTGTCGGACGCCGTGCCGTCCAAGATCCACCTCACCCTTCCCCGCCGCTACCGCCACCGGGCCGCGCCGGTCGGCGTGCACTTCCACTATCCGCGCGAACCGCTCGCCGACGGAGATGTCCGCCGAGTCCACGGTCTCCCGACCACCTCCCCGGAACGAACCATCCTCGACGCACTCGAGGCCGGGACGCAGCACGAGCAAATCGAGATGGCCGTCCGGCAGGCCGTCGACCGTGCGCTAACCACGCCGCAGCGCTTGCGGGCCGCCGCCGCGGGGCGAGCCGGCACGACTCGGTCAATGGTCGAACGGCTGCTCCGCGAATGA